The Bactrocera dorsalis isolate Fly_Bdor chromosome 3, ASM2337382v1, whole genome shotgun sequence genomic interval CAGCGTGCACCAGGCGGTAAATATGCAGCTTTagctgcagctgctgctgcaTCGCACTCGCTGGATCAGACGGCGACGGCGCCACACCCAGTGCCAATTGCTGTACCACCCGTTACAGTACCACCGGCTGGCGCACGTGGTGCACCACCACCTATACCCCCCAATAAACCAATTGTACCGCCAAAGCGTGAACCATCGCTGTCGCGTTTAAGTTCAATTGCTGTGGCTAGTGCTGTCTCCGGCACGGTTGGTGTAAATTCAGCTAATTCGGTTGGGATTTCAAACGCTACAtccaatacaaaattaaattaaatacgcTATAACCGCCAACACCGTACGAGTATACTGTTTCCAAATAAGCAGCTTAATAGGAACGTGAAAAATCTAAGATTCACATATAAAATCGATATTCAGTTACACAAAACACTAATACAACAATTAAACTGTTAAATGCATGTGCGTATATGCGTAAGTTggcataaatattaattttctcgGTTTGTTGAAAATTagactaaaaaattaatattaaataactcACATTTACCTCGGTTCTTATAACTATGAGCATAACCAGTATACATTACCATATTGTTGGTATAAATGTTCTCAATTTTACTATTATGCAGGCTTAGCTGCTTACCACACAGCTTGTAAAATTCAtgtaatattatacatattttattttaagtttcttgTACAAGACGTGTAATCGTAACATATAAAGCTGGTTTGGCCTCACCAATGGCAAATATTGTGAGCTTGTGCAAGCAACAGTAGTGTTCCTAGCTGGCGTGTTGACTAAGCTCcgggaatttttttttgttaaatttatttaactaaattttagaAAACTCCTATTAACAggtaattttcgaaatattttttttttcaaaagttttacatttttttatacctaCGATCTTGCTTTTATATACAACATctacatttaacaaaacaaacaaatcgcTACCCTGTAGTCACTATTATACTCTAACAAAAGAAAATCGAAACGTAATCATggccatatatacatagttgtaTAATTAATAACCGCTAAAATATATATGCGTTAAAAACTGCAAAATTctagtattatatataaacttacatataaatattaatttcgaaagagaaaacaattaaaaaagaaaacataactGAAAGTAGTAAACGCTCTACGGGGCGAgtgaaaaacgaaataaaaggcagcaaaaataaattgttaatgAGGCAATGCATCAATGCGCTAAAGTATTACACACGTTCATACACGTAATTACAAAGCAACTAAGGATTATATGGTTACTCAAACCAGCAAAAATGAAATACGGTATTGTGTATTACACACACCGCATCTATtgtgtgaaaatttaaatatatgttaagCTAAATAGGTGGAACGGTTTATGcccttttgttgtaatttcttatagtttgaatatatacatatatttaaagaaagttatgtggtatgatttttaaatgatAAGTAGTTCTACTCCTTTACTTtaagtttatttgtttaatgGTAGTATACTCGCCCGTTGTATATTTAGTTCTGTATTAAGTAATTACGAAATAACGTTTGGAAAGCATATTTCCAACGAATTGTCAGCCTATTTTGACACATATGATTCAATAGGATCACAATATTGAACCACTTGAATTTATCCTACctacattttttatgtatttataattattaagaGATATTTACTATAAACATTACTAATTGTACGACGACAGAGCCAATGTAGAAGCCGACTAAGGAACCACAATCAGAaacaacttattattttttatgtctaAAAGCGGCGTGTGAACAATTTGTATTTAaggtttaaattttaaacaataaatattgaatgatAAATAGTATTCAACCCATAACagtgttttcaattataatagcGCGTGATAAATTGCGTGCGCAGGCCAAACGTAGTAAATTGATGATTTCCTCAATATTTTCGATGCGATAGTCCTTGAGAATGTTGATTGGTTCCTATaaagataaaattattataaaataaaataattatgaacaaataatcataaaaaatatcaattactataaaaaaaataataattataaaaaaaattatataaaaaaaattatttatgaaaaaaataaaaaaaaaacaaataattagaaaaaaaaatattagaaaaaaactaatttcaaaaaagttaactaaaaaattaattataattcaaaaaattaattataactcaaaaaattaattaaaaaaaataacaaaaaaaaaattaaatataaagttcataattttgaaaagtAAACAACATACATCCGGATACTTTTCCAGACGTTTTTTCTTCTTATCTATCAAGGGCACCAGTTCGGTTTCCAAGTGCTGTAGTATGGCGCAAGTTTCTTTGGAGAGTATTTTTGGATCCTTCGATTCGAGCAGTGGTATGGAATCAATGAGTAGTGAAggccaaaaactgaaaataatgcAAGGCGTAATAAGTTAATAAATCTAACAAGCTATTAGCTAATTTTCCATACTATTCCGGTGTAATCTTCGACTCTAAGAGATTGACCAGCAATTCGGCAGCAGGCAAAAAATCTCGCTTGCGATAAAATTGatagaaatcaaaatatttcactAAAAATACTAAACGTGGCGATATGAACATTTTAGCGCCAATATTTGCGATCACATCTGGGCAGAGCATATCTCCGGTTTTGGAATAGTGCTGTAAAAAAGTGCAAATTTTACAATACACAGTCTTccaataaatgaaaagaaaaacacaTACATTTAATAGGAAATCCGCTATCGTTGTGACATAGAGTGTGTCTTTCGAGCGTATAGCCCACTCTAAAGCGTTTCCATAACGCTGCTCATCGAGTGATTTCTTTGACTGTATTTTACAAATGTCTTGCTCTAGAAAGGCAATAACAAATTTATACAAgttaaaatataagtatatggatTTTTACCAGCTTCGAAAAATCCCTTCTTTTGTGCGATGCAGATAATTTTCAATGCCTGTTTCTCCGTGCGGAAGGGTATTTTCGTGAGCAGTAGCGCCAGTGCTGCTTGACCTTCAATAcgtgaaaagtaaaaataaaatgcaattatATAATTACAGCATGCAACTTACCCTCTTGGCCGCAATGGTCCAGATAGTCCATGCCTAATTGCCACAAAGAGTTGCGTGTCATTAATGAGCTTCCAAAATCATAAAGCAAAGAGTCGCGCAATTTTATACATtcactaaatataaaataaattaatatttatttgtataatattttattttataatgtaaTGTAATGCTTACTTGACTTGATTTTCGCCCGCAATTTGCAACTGTCCAGCATTGTAGAGCAAGTCCGTGAGATGTGTGACGAACCACTGATTATCTGCCATCAGTTGTATTGCATGTATAACTTGATGCATATCGTTTTCCATGAGGCTAAGTATAACACGATCTAACTGTTTCATTTGCAACTCATTACTGTTGTGTCCTTTGAGGCGCGCCCAACGCGATAGCCATGTGTTGGCTGCATTGCCCAATTCGAAATGCTTGCATGCATTATTTGTGTAGAACAGATAACCGGGAAAGAATTCATACCAATATTCGGTCTCTTGTATTTGTGTATTCCACATTTGTGTATCACCTGTTACtaactgtaaacaaatttttatttttttatttgtatatttattggtTTTGCGCACCTGAATTAGTTCTTCTAGGTTTGGTTCAATGGCGAgaatatttgcagaaatttttCGTTCGGTGTCAGTGAGCCAATACTGCCACAGAGAACggaatttttgtattgaagtAGCACCATGCATCtaagaaagaaataataaatagttattataaccaaatgaaaatatttcccaAATACTTACACTATAAGTGGGCATGGTTTTCAATATTTGATCTGTTAGTTTAAAGTGAGGCGTTTCAGCTTGTGGGTGTAGATGTAGCAAAGCACGTGCCACATCTACTTGCCCCTGCAATATTAGACCTTTAAGCGCTGGCCAATAATCATCGTTATCACTTGCTTCTCGACCCAATAAAAGAAGATCAGTGGCCATACGTTCCGAAGCAGGAAAATGAAAACGTATCCAATCTAGAAGTTGTGGTACTACCGCATTGGATGGTGTTGGATCTAGAAATAATATTTCGCTTAAATGCCACACACACTCaatggaataaaatattgaaatgtatTGTTGATATTTAGCTTGTGCGTCAGCATCTTCAGCTTCTTCTGCGCTTGCTATAGCATCTTGCAATTTTTCAAGACATGCTCGTATAATACTGCGATAAGTTCGCGAAATTTTCATGTATTCTGCTTTCGAGCCGCGCTTTTTAAGCTCTTGTAATGCTACAAATGTGGAATTCGCTTCGGCCACAAGACTACGTAGGATGGGATCATCAAAGACAAACTCTGGTTGTAACATATGTATCAATACGTCATCTTTGCCGGCAGATTCAGTTGGAGCATCTCTCGTATTACTGGTAATTGGTCGAAAGGCAGATAAAGCAATTTTGCTACCAGAAACAAATTGACCCGTGAGCGTGTTGGCATACCGACTGCACAATGGGTCAACTACAGCCTAATAGGAACACAAGCGGAATTATTAAATTGGTAATAGTATGAATGTATGAAATTGCTTACAAATATGGCTGGTTGATCTTCCTGCATTATTCAAGATTATTGTTTATTTCCTAATTTTTCTTGATGTCGGATAAATGTAGACACATTTGGCGTTCGTACTTATGACAATTGAGGTACACAAGGGTTGCCATATTATGTATAATATGTGAacacttcaaattaattcaaataaattaatacaagCTTTGcatttgttacaattttttttcaagtacATAGAAATTATAACTACTGTTCAGtagcgtagctacaacttcgggcgcccggggccaaaaATGTTCTGCCGCTCCCTTTATTTACCTACCTACAATTTTCTTAAGGTGGTTCAAACAAAAGTgggtttttacaaaatatcttcgatattaagtatataaaatttaggaactagaagccacgcaaattctgaagtttcaaaattctcacaatacggtttttgaatATTAAAGGACAGtgaagatcgttttgccgccccaAGACGTTGCGTAGTATTAGGAAAgagttaagtttttatttattttatatgaggTCTCATTTTTCTTTAGTCTGGCTAAGTTATGACAGTTAAATTACAGTTTaccaattttgaaataaatgaaattattgctAAAATTTCGAAGATGTAAAAGAATATTATGTTATcaatatttatagtataaataaataGGAATAAAATGcaagtttttttagtttttttttataaaggaaCCAAGCTAACATGTTTATTACATCTTTAGATTTCTATAAATATCGTACTCTAATATTTTAATTAGGTGTATTGCATTTACATTTATAACTAAATGGATGAATTCAATTTGGTGACGGAAGTAATTTTTGCATCATTAGATACATTTGAATGAAATTGCTTAGCACAACCCATTGAAATAAGTCTCTTTGGAAATGAAGAGTATGGCGCTCCCATGAATCGTACTATTAAATCATCATCATGACTTACAACCTTGACATCGAAAGTATGATTAAGAATTAGGGCATTTAGAGTACGAATACCATTCGCATGCAAATCAACAGATGCCTCTGAATTTTGCATAATGTCTGCTAGTCTGCATAGTACTGCTTGAAATGGGAAATGCTCCGTTGACCGATCACAATATGCTAATTGCTTGAGCATGACATTTTGATAATTGCCATAATCGACATAAAATACTTTGAAGACTTTAGcagtttcatcaaaatccaTGATTTTAGCACGATACCAGAGTCCATCTTCATATTGAGCCCGAACCAGATCGTACAACATCGGTGGCTTAGTCAAATGCATACTTTGCGGTATATCATCATCATTCCATATAAGCGGTTCCATAATATTTTCTGGATCATTTATTTGCGCGTGAAAATACTCAATATGCCCCACATGCGTAACAGTAATATTTATCATAAGACCGGCTGAAAAACGTGTCACAGGCGAATAATCATCAATTATAGTTCTTGTTGGTATATTGTCTTTACTCCATCCCTCTGGTTGTAATGGACTATGCTCTAGCCGACAATTGGCGCCCTTGAAACAAGCACCAGTTTTCGGATCATAAAAACGGCAAAGGCGTTTTTCGTCTTTTGGGCTGTAACCTAGAACCGCTTTCATTGCGTTGGATGTATTGAGTGGTTCTTCAGCCAAAATATCCATCTCCTCTGCGGTCAAACCATTGGCAAGACCCTTGCTCTCGGTAAATATTCCATTGTTGGGTAATGCAGACAGAGGTATAGCTTCATCACTGTCATCAATGGTGAGTTCCGAAGTAGTTTTAAATGGATTTGGGTTGTTTGTTTTATCCACATATTCTTTGCTGTTGTTTGAAGTTTCTATTGATGCCAACGAGGGTGTCAATGGTGTTATCATGGATGTTTCTTCATAGAGTTCCAATACCAATATACCCTCACTGTCTATTTTAGATTTTATGATGAAAGTTGTGCTCTCATATTCCAATTCTTGTAAACATATTTGCAACTCCTTTTGCGGTATATTCTTTCGACCATTGATTCCCGTTAATTTGCATAATACTGCTTGGGCTGGTATACGTTGTATTTCAGTTGGTAAACGGTAGGTTACGTCTGCTTCTGTTATTGTGGCTGCTTCTCCAAAGTCTAATAGTAAtacttgtgttttattttcgtttgaTTTTATGCGTATTGCACGGAGAATTGTATTATCAAGTACAAGACCAAAAACTTCGTCTTCCGGTGGAATTCCAGTATACTGCTTAAGATGGATCATACTCTTCAAACTTGCGATTTGTTGAAAGTCTTTAGATTCAGCatcacatatataaaaatacaaagcaTCCAAGTCAAGAATATAGGTAACCGAAGCTTTTATTAAACTTCCTGCTTTATATATTGAAAtgtccttttttaaatattctgtaGCGCACAGGTCCTTGTCTATGTCCTCATTTTCTTCAGCAGGTAGAATGGATAAATTTTTATAGTCGTAGCTAAGTTGCTCCTCTTTCATGCACATTTTAGATTTGATATGTGCTTCCCGCTCACATGATTCCAACGCCTCAAACAAGGTACGCGTTGATTTTTTATCCAGATcatttacaaataaatgaaaattaaatttacgagcGACTTCTAGCATGTTCGAAAGTATTGTGAAGTATTTGTCATAGGCCATCATAGCGATTGCATTCCGTTGTTCAAGCGCCTCcttgtttttagtaaatttatcaTATACTGCATCTATTTTCAGCAGATAATTCGTAATACTCTTTTTCACATGCTCCAACTCTTCCGCGTGCATTTTGTACAATTGTTGCAAATCCTTCAGCATTTTATTATTGCCTCGTCAAATTTAACCCCCCGAATCAATTAAaccaaatacaatttttgtaaacaaaagctAGTTGCACGTTTGTTTAGGTTTTGTTGCcaccttttcaaattttttttttatttttttgtaagatTTGCTAGTGATGACAACATAACTCGTAATCATATGTTAGTAATCGCTTAAAAGGTATGTTGTcgttatttaatgaaaattaacataaaattaaatttacaacatTATTTAATGTTCTGTTACTTCGTGTATTTATTGGTAAAATGTGTAAGAATTTAACTTTATTAGTTTGCATAGGTCCATATCGATATCTTTTATGAAGACCGATCGGTCCACTTTGCACAAAAGAACCACAATATCGACAGTTAAACATGCCGCCCACAATTTGGTCGATGTGTCTGGAAGGTAACAGACTAACCGATTTCAGTATAATTACAAAATTCCACCTaatacaacggcacaacaacaaacacacgcagaaaaatagttggctgtaaaatatgtctgaccaaaacccatgtttatttgcgtgcaatgttataccatgttcagaccgaaaattttaaagattagattacatttaagcatttcataacccaacagtgttctcactgccgttagaaagatcaaaaaacagctgttattgtcattcatgaagttacatcgcttaatatttatcaaaagaaaagattgtcatatagtattttgaaataaaagccgtcttttttcaaatattttccatataatagaaatagtggatgcattttttcatttgttaagtcgattttcagctgaaattagattcattgctttaaaaaaatttgtttgcttactttttttcccctttgtagtgtctaaatcagctgtgataatgtaacagatttccaatgctgacaagtagattgcgcaaaatcagagtcgcacagagagattttgcgtggatcagtttcaaataacttcaatgaagtgatttggaactgtcatttttgtatggccaAATCTTGATAAAtgtttaagattagtgggataatctattcaacagccgaaatcgtgtgattaagtgtcggtctgaacatggtattacgcaaaatataattgcaaccctgttttagctgtaaTTTAACATAAAGACAaattttgacgttaaattgtatgaggaaggtaaattttaaatagattttataatttctattttaattataaagatttgttacatttttttttgttaaaaatgtatgtagaaGGAGCGCcgattcacaatagccatgcagaatagtcatttacaataaattgaccgaatcagccatTCATATGTGTATCCTAGATTCTCCAATAGGTGCTCTCgcgcccttgtatatttcggtatagtatttttgcaatgcAATGACCTCAGCAATGTAAACATGTAGTTTCCGCTAGGAGGTTTTCGCGGAAATCATACTAATAGCCGCCTACTTGTAGCCGAAATTCTTAAAACATTAAGATATCTTTCCCGCAACATGTTTTCGAAATCAAATACTTAACTGACTCGACTTCGAACGATCCCAAATTCTGCTTGGTACTGAACGTCATTCGTGGTGGAGACATTAGCTCCATCATCGACTTCATACCCATTAGTGACGTCCATGAATTCATATCGCTACCTACTGTAAAAAAAGAGCTAGAGTAACGTCGTCAAACTGAAGAATGATCTTTGTGCAACTTCATTCTGGATGTTATAATAGACTAAACTCCTACTTAACCACGCTAGTCGGGAAACTATATCGATGACAACTGCATCATCTCAATCAGCTAATAATTTACGTTTCAGGTTCGTGATACTCCTATGACAAACAccattaacaaacaaaattatttttttcttttaacaataacattttaatttaattttacaatattgtaTTTACATTGCAGAGGACGAGGTCTTCCTTAAACGTTTACAACGCTATCAGACCTCTGCCGCCAGCGCCTAAAACAGCGGCTGTTGCAGTCGTTGAACTCGAACCAACGAGCCGTCGCATAGTTTGCAATTCATCGCGTAGGGCCATAACCTGCGCACGCAAAATCGAGTTCTCTTGCTCGAGCAGGGCGGCTCTGAATGCAATACGATCTTCGCGTATTTTTCGGGCATCACGTGATTTTTTGGCTGCTTCATTGTTTCGTTTACGTCGTTCATAGTATTTCTCATCTTTTTGCTCGTCCGGTATGGGACGCTTTTCGCCGCGTGAACGTCGATGCAGAAACGCAGGAAATACACCGACTCTATTCAGCTCCATTAAGGGAAAGTCGCCGATGCTGAGGGTATGATTTGTGGGAGAAATATATTCGAAGGCGGGTAAAGTCGGTTTATTTGCTGTCAAGGCTCCGCCGGCAATTGGTAAGAGGCCAAGTGTTGGCAATGGTAACGACATGTTGGGGTTGCTGCAGAgtgcttgtgttgttgttgtaggtatAGTAGATATTTCGTGGTCGATTGTGGCCGTTAAAGAAGAAGCCTGTATTTTTCTACTTTGTTCGTTGTCGTCGTATTTTCGGTTATCTATGTGGGTCTCAACATCAAGAGAGTCTGTAGAGTCTGCCATCGATAACGGTTCAATAATATCCAATAACGGTGATTTGGGTGGCATGGAGGAAGAAATAGCTTCCTCTACGTTGACTTCGCCAATATTCTTCGTCATGTTGTAGTAACTTTGCGCAtctattaaatgaaaaatgtaaatttactcgaaaaattttttgcatGGAACAAATTAGAAGTGTCATTATAGATCCTTTATTTGACTTCAAGATGCTTGCTTCTTGGATACACTTAGGTTGTCAGATACAACTGGTTGACACAAAGTCAAGTGAGTTTCTCAAAAATTGAAAAGCTCAAAAATGGAGATCGGTATGGATAAATAAATGGATATCATGGAcaataaaataagataaataggtgaggattgcaccgcgacctaaggtctattgtaGCCTCTCCTAAGTTACAACGACCCACTTAACccaagtatattgataagttcTAATGTATTGCTAGGTGCTATTGAGGAGATGTGATTCCTATTTTGAAACATGGATTCACGGGAATTtatcctgcgtctgcagactacTGTGCAGTCAACTAGTAAGTGTTCAGGTATTTCAGGCTTCCTGTCGCAGAACCAACAATGTGCACAAGAAGTTAGGCCTATGTAATATAAGTGCTTCTCGAGCTTGACTGGCCATTGTAGAATGGGATAAGTAGCCCGAGTTTGTCCCTTGGAgcttgattacatatttaaacctccTGAGGTTGTAACTACCCATTAGCAACTTGACATGACGCATGccttggagttgttgccaatgtTGCCTTCCTACTCCTTTTTCCTTGGGGAGCAGCTCCCGGCGATGATGAATACTGTGCAGTGCGTGAGCttatcagccagttcattcccgaCTATATCTTTGTGAACGGGCACCCAGATAAGATGCACTTTGTTACGTTCCGATAGACTGTTCAGCCGCTCCTACCCTCCTGCACCCGTAGCGATTTGACCTTATAGGCACACCTGCTTGACTGTCCCTAAGTATGCTTTTACGTTATGATAGACCTTGTTGTTGAACGGCAGAAAAAAGAGGTACACGAATTTTATAGACTATTTTTTCGCGGACAATTGGATGGACACACTTCcataaaaacagtttttttacgGCGATGTCGGCTTAATTTATGGTTAAGCACATCTTTTAtgtcgtcgtactcgcgacttggctctcacgtcactgttgacagttataacttcgaagtcgtagataatttcgtccatcttggaaccagtattaacaccaacgacgtcagcctcgaaatccaacgcagaataactcttaccaacaggttttacttcggactgagtataaattttaaaagtaaagtcccctctcgacgaacaaagaccataCTCGATAAgttactcattattcccgtcctgctatatggtgcagaggcatggaaaatgtcatcatctgatgagtcggcgttacgagctTACGAGAGAAAGGTTacgcggaagatttatggttctttgcgcattggctacggggaatatcgcattcgatagaacgatgagctgtacgagatatacgaagatattgacatagttcagcgaattaagagacagcggctacgctggctaggtcatgttgtccgaatgggccaaaatactccagctctaaTAGtattcagtacccgccggtgaaagcagaggaaaaggtaGACCTtcattccgttggaaagaccagatagAGAGAACCTGActacgcttggaatctccaattggcgccaaacaggaAGAACGACAGGGGTTCGGCACCCGGTTATTTAGGTTTGATATTTGAAAGTATCGTTAGCCGATTTTCCGGTAAGCACTGACCTAATTTTAAGACAAGAAAATATCGCAGAAACCACTtgaatttattacaaataatacTAGGACACTtttcagtaatatttttaaaacatgcACTGTACCCACAGTTGGATCCAAAGGTGCAGTTGATTGTTTAACTGTtagttttttacaaaatcggttATCGTTTTTTTGCATTGAGTTTGATTAAAGTTTCATTGAAGAAAAATCGATTACTGGTTCTGGTTAAATTTCGAGACAACTCTTcgactttcaaatatttttcttcgacTGTCACTTATTCTTCTTcgaaaattaacacaaaaacatcaaattcaaatatttttccgaATTTTCACCTGTATTTGGTAGCATTAACCGGTTACACGTGCGTAGAAGATGAAGCGTTGAAAACGATAAAGGATCAACCGTATTATTAAAGCCGTTATGTTGCAGCGAAGTGTTGCACATGCTCAACGATCAGCTTgtaacttttatttataaattttttcagtcGCTACTAGCAGTTTTCTTTCGTTTCCGAGTCCTGCTCGTCCTGTTGAAGTTTTGCTACTAAACAAAAACCGTTAGTTGCAATTAACTTGCAATATTTACCAACCCAGCGACGACTGAGTAATTATCACAAGCAGCAGCGATATTTTTACCAGAATTCTATTGCTAGCTCACCagcagtacatacatacatacaaacaaagtgTCCTGTGAAGCGATTTTCACCTATATTACACAtactatgtgtatgtatatatgtatgtagtatgtagtatatacatacatatgtggatttatttgaatgagctAGCTATAAATCGCTCTCATTGAGGGGGTGGTGCTCAGCTAAAATTTATCTTCACATTCACGTTTTATGCTCCATAGTGCCGTTATTCTTACAtacgtacttatgtatttacACTGGTTTGTTTCAATGTGGTTTGGTTTTCGGAGTTCTGATTCAACCAATCACGCAATGTTGACGGTAATTACTCGTCGAATGCATGACACTTTTCATGCTGAATAACACTTATTTGGTTGCACGGTTATAAggactttatatatataattggtTATACGTCCATTTATACACCCACGAAACTTCGATCGTTTCAACGACACACAGGCTTACAGTATTAGGCATGGTCGTACACGAAAATTTCTTAATGGGGGTTAGTTTCTTGACTCGGTTGCGGTCATTTTAATGTCAACAAAGATGCATCACGCTCTGGACGGCCagttttcgaaaatatcggtaaaatCATTCAAAACAAATAAGCACTGTTACTATGCCCCAAGAGCTAAATGTTTTGTACGTGAAACTGTTCGGAATCCTTTAAATAAGTTTGCGCAAAAAGAAGCTCAATA includes:
- the LOC105223840 gene encoding nuclear pore complex protein Nup75, which encodes MQEDQPAIFAVVDPLCSRYANTLTGQFVSGSKIALSAFRPITSNTRDAPTESAGKDDVLIHMLQPEFVFDDPILRSLVAEANSTFVALQELKKRGSKAEYMKISRTYRSIIRACLEKLQDAIASAEEAEDADAQAKYQQYISIFYSIECVWHLSEILFLDPTPSNAVVPQLLDWIRFHFPASERMATDLLLLGREASDNDDYWPALKGLILQGQVDVARALLHLHPQAETPHFKLTDQILKTMPTYSMHGATSIQKFRSLWQYWLTDTERKISANILAIEPNLEELIQLVTGDTQMWNTQIQETEYWYEFFPGYLFYTNNACKHFELGNAANTWLSRWARLKGHNSNELQMKQLDRVILSLMENDMHQVIHAIQLMADNQWFVTHLTDLLYNAGQLQIAGENQVNECIKLRDSLLYDFGSSLMTRNSLWQLGMDYLDHCGQEGQAALALLLTKIPFRTEKQALKIICIAQKKGFFEAEQDICKIQSKKSLDEQRYGNALEWAIRSKDTLYVTTIADFLLNHYSKTGDMLCPDVIANIGAKMFISPRLVFLVKYFDFYQFYRKRDFLPAAELLVNLLESKITPEYFWPSLLIDSIPLLESKDPKILSKETCAILQHLETELVPLIDKKKKRLEKYPDEPINILKDYRIENIEEIINLLRLACARNLSRAIIIENTVMG
- the LOC105223838 gene encoding uncharacterized protein LOC105223838, which codes for MLKDLQQLYKMHAEELEHVKKSITNYLLKIDAVYDKFTKNKEALEQRNAIAMMAYDKYFTILSNMLEVARKFNFHLFVNDLDKKSTRTLFEALESCEREAHIKSKMCMKEEQLSYDYKNLSILPAEENEDIDKDLCATEYLKKDISIYKAGSLIKASVTYILDLDALYFYICDAESKDFQQIASLKSMIHLKQYTGIPPEDEVFGLVLDNTILRAIRIKSNENKTQVLLLDFGEAATITEADVTYRLPTEIQRIPAQAVLCKLTGINGRKNIPQKELQICLQELEYESTTFIIKSKIDSEGILVLELYEETSMITPLTPSLASIETSNNSKEYVDKTNNPNPFKTTSELTIDDSDEAIPLSALPNNGIFTESKGLANGLTAEEMDILAEEPLNTSNAMKAVLGYSPKDEKRLCRFYDPKTGACFKGANCRLEHSPLQPEGWSKDNIPTRTIIDDYSPVTRFSAGLMINITVTHVGHIEYFHAQINDPENIMEPLIWNDDDIPQSMHLTKPPMLYDLVRAQYEDGLWYRAKIMDFDETAKVFKVFYVDYGNYQNVMLKQLAYCDRSTEHFPFQAVLCRLADIMQNSEASVDLHANGIRTLNALILNHTFDVKVVSHDDDLIVRFMGAPYSSFPKRLISMGCAKQFHSNVSNDAKITSVTKLNSSI
- the LOC105223865 gene encoding hepatic leukemia factor isoform X1 codes for the protein MCNTSLQHNGFNNTVDPLSFSTLHLLRTCNRLMLPNTDAQSYYNMTKNIGEVNVEEAISSSMPPKSPLLDIIEPLSMADSTDSLDVETHIDNRKYDDNEQSRKIQASSLTATIDHEISTIPTTTTQALCSNPNMSLPLPTLGLLPIAGGALTANKPTLPAFEYISPTNHTLSIGDFPLMELNRVGVFPAFLHRRSRGEKRPIPDEQKDEKYYERRKRNNEAAKKSRDARKIREDRIAFRAALLEQENSILRAQVMALRDELQTMRRLVGSSSTTATAAVLGAGGRGLIAL
- the LOC105223865 gene encoding hepatic leukemia factor isoform X2, producing MTKNIGEVNVEEAISSSMPPKSPLLDIIEPLSMADSTDSLDVETHIDNRKYDDNEQSRKIQASSLTATIDHEISTIPTTTTQALCSNPNMSLPLPTLGLLPIAGGALTANKPTLPAFEYISPTNHTLSIGDFPLMELNRVGVFPAFLHRRSRGEKRPIPDEQKDEKYYERRKRNNEAAKKSRDARKIREDRIAFRAALLEQENSILRAQVMALRDELQTMRRLVGSSSTTATAAVLGAGGRGLIAL